The following coding sequences lie in one Polynucleobacter necessarius genomic window:
- a CDS encoding tyrosine-type recombinase/integrase: MRMSLLQQFFASAPTPQPKQIKLLDGKLNAYKRPQSAQWQCRFKLSNGDWHSASTGTDDLMEAKKQAMMLFEVVKIKIENNIALRTKTFKQLANEEIKLLLGVATSQRGARTYKDYLFIWEKYLIPFFGKYPVEEITNELVADFEAWRIAEMGKEPKAITKKHHALAYNRVVELAKQYGYVRNKLVPTLNIRGAKSEPRPAFTQEELEQLYAYMPIWHKDVHHRHSGEPRILCSAYVKFLANTGIRHSTESMPLRWKHLQWHYSGSKRFLRIWVSGKTGARYLIAKNDVLDVLTGLYKWQQLPYVSLDELIQAKLDRKVFVMPDGQMPYLLENIFRHLMKKSGLLKNSAGQNRTLYSLRHTYATQALTKGIDIHTLAKQMGTSVVMIERHYSKLTAMMAAEKLA, encoded by the coding sequence GTGCGTATGTCGCTACTTCAACAATTCTTCGCAAGTGCCCCAACCCCACAACCCAAGCAAATCAAGCTACTAGACGGCAAACTCAATGCCTATAAGCGTCCGCAGTCGGCACAGTGGCAATGCCGCTTTAAGCTAAGCAATGGTGACTGGCATAGTGCTAGCACAGGCACAGACGATTTAATGGAGGCAAAGAAGCAGGCAATGATGTTGTTTGAAGTTGTCAAAATCAAAATTGAAAACAACATAGCACTACGAACAAAAACATTTAAGCAATTAGCAAATGAAGAAATTAAATTATTGCTTGGAGTAGCAACAAGTCAGCGTGGGGCACGCACATACAAAGACTATTTGTTTATTTGGGAAAAATATCTCATTCCATTCTTCGGCAAATATCCCGTTGAAGAAATCACAAATGAACTTGTCGCAGATTTTGAAGCGTGGCGAATTGCGGAGATGGGCAAAGAACCAAAAGCAATTACAAAGAAGCATCACGCACTGGCATACAACAGGGTAGTGGAGTTAGCAAAACAATATGGGTATGTGCGAAATAAGTTAGTGCCGACACTAAACATACGTGGAGCAAAAAGCGAACCCCGTCCCGCATTCACGCAAGAAGAGTTGGAACAGCTGTATGCGTATATGCCGATTTGGCACAAGGATGTTCATCATAGGCATAGCGGAGAGCCCCGCATTCTGTGTAGTGCCTATGTGAAGTTTTTAGCTAATACGGGTATACGGCACAGCACAGAGTCTATGCCACTGCGTTGGAAGCACTTACAGTGGCATTACAGCGGTTCTAAACGCTTTTTACGCATATGGGTGAGTGGGAAGACGGGAGCAAGGTATCTAATTGCTAAAAACGACGTTTTAGACGTTTTGACGGGGTTATACAAGTGGCAACAGCTCCCATATGTGAGTTTGGATGAGCTCATACAAGCAAAACTGGACAGAAAGGTGTTTGTGATGCCCGATGGACAAATGCCATATTTATTGGAGAACATCTTTCGGCACTTAATGAAAAAGAGCGGTTTATTAAAAAATAGTGCGGGGCAAAACAGAACGCTATACAGCTTGCGACATACCTACGCTACGCAAGCATTAACAAAAGGTATAGACATACACACATTAGCGAAGCAAATGGGAACTAGCGTAGTAATGATAGAACGGCACTACAGCAAGCTAACGGCAATGATGGCGGCTGAGAAGTTGGCTTAG
- a CDS encoding bactofilin family protein, whose amino-acid sequence MFKKTKKKDLGKSIQDFESILGETIRVDGNLVIAKSIRIDGCLNGNTLQKEGSEATIAIAPSAQIVGDIRAQHIIVAGSVKGNIFSSGKIELLAQAKIEGDITYDNIGIEVGANVTGKLLQISSLKVANETGLLLSQVKQKIAN is encoded by the coding sequence ATGTTTAAAAAAACAAAGAAAAAAGATTTAGGTAAGTCGATTCAAGATTTTGAATCAATATTAGGAGAAACGATTAGAGTTGACGGAAACTTGGTCATTGCAAAAAGCATACGCATTGATGGCTGCTTAAATGGCAATACTCTGCAAAAAGAAGGTTCGGAAGCAACAATTGCTATTGCACCAAGCGCTCAAATCGTTGGGGATATTCGAGCTCAACACATTATTGTGGCAGGATCAGTTAAAGGCAATATATTTTCATCTGGGAAAATAGAGTTGCTCGCTCAAGCAAAAATTGAGGGTGACATCACCTATGACAACATAGGCATTGAGGTTGGCGCTAATGTTACAGGCAAGTTGTTACAAATTTCCTCGTTAAAAGTAGCTAATGAGACTGGGCTACTTTTGTCTCAAGTAAAACAAAAGATTGCAAATTAA
- a CDS encoding M23 family metallopeptidase, with product MQIIWVSSPVGHIRKINLSYRHLLIGSCLLVFALILAGAGLQYFGFRMAIEYDPQLAKQLGNLHSPVEIENLNAVYQLKLLELNERIVENNQKLRQLEVLSQKLEQLATPSALKGLGPKQNSIGGKFIPLNLVDAESNPRPLKLFSNISTLMHLQDERTNALIAQNSNFLEWLESKPTGIPIQNSSSISSDYGPRIDPFNQRESFHSGLDFQSPNGTPITVTANGRVLKANWDSNYGKLLIIDHGDGYLSRYAHAQDIYVHEGDIVKRNQVVATVGTSGRSTGPHLHYEIVKNGEVINPKEMLIGLSNR from the coding sequence ATGCAAATAATTTGGGTGTCCAGCCCTGTTGGACACATCCGCAAGATCAATTTGTCCTACCGACATCTCTTGATTGGCTCTTGCTTGCTTGTCTTCGCATTAATACTCGCGGGGGCAGGCTTGCAGTACTTCGGATTTCGTATGGCGATTGAATACGATCCTCAATTAGCCAAGCAACTCGGTAACTTACATTCGCCCGTTGAGATAGAAAATCTAAATGCGGTTTATCAATTAAAGTTATTAGAATTGAACGAACGCATCGTTGAAAATAATCAAAAGCTACGTCAACTTGAGGTTCTTTCCCAAAAACTCGAACAACTTGCAACTCCATCCGCACTCAAAGGCCTTGGTCCAAAACAAAATTCAATAGGTGGAAAATTTATCCCCTTGAATTTAGTTGATGCAGAGAGCAATCCACGCCCGCTAAAACTGTTTTCGAACATATCAACCTTGATGCATTTACAAGATGAGCGTACCAATGCTTTGATTGCCCAAAACTCTAATTTCCTTGAATGGCTTGAATCCAAGCCCACTGGTATCCCAATTCAAAATTCATCCAGTATTTCCAGTGACTATGGCCCTCGAATTGATCCCTTTAATCAAAGAGAAAGCTTTCATTCGGGCCTAGATTTTCAATCACCCAATGGCACGCCTATTACAGTGACAGCGAATGGGCGCGTACTGAAGGCTAATTGGGATTCAAATTATGGAAAGCTATTAATCATCGACCATGGTGATGGCTACCTTTCTCGGTATGCCCACGCTCAGGATATTTATGTTCATGAAGGCGACATTGTCAAACGTAACCAGGTTGTAGCAACTGTAGGCACCAGCGGAAGATCAACCGGACCGCACTTACATTATGAGATAGTAAAAAATGGAGAGGTCATCAATCCCAAAGAGATGTTAATAGGCCTAAGCAATCGCTAG
- a CDS encoding ParA family protein produces MTNQKGGVGKSTISANLAAFFKLKNDIETAFIDFDRQRSSSNWLSKASNIGVMVHCANIQSQNNPGLVLLEAKATLRDCSKIAEIVIADLTWSYNLPPQFLLEFDMIVVPSSTSRVEMASSEIFVLEYLQRNLALVRKRNQIIVMAPSRIDPGQDITGIFPFVSANSNCLVSPPVQKIRDIDQYYCNHFLCEAEDEGIAMNFCEFGNFVYEKYCALKMPTKISHCEVGNLGVSDSQNEGIAMNFCEFGNFVYEKYCALKMPTKISHCEVGNLGVSDSQNQIIRPNLAGIIRNLEPAPMTLKNERLGRKVVDHFIPRFLRAKNSIETNEGV; encoded by the coding sequence GTGACCAATCAAAAAGGTGGTGTTGGAAAAAGCACGATTTCTGCCAATCTAGCAGCATTCTTTAAGTTAAAGAATGATATTGAAACAGCCTTTATCGATTTCGATAGACAGCGTTCCTCATCAAATTGGTTAAGTAAAGCATCAAATATTGGGGTGATGGTTCATTGTGCAAATATACAAAGCCAAAATAATCCTGGCTTGGTTTTGCTTGAGGCTAAAGCGACATTGAGAGATTGCTCGAAAATTGCCGAAATAGTGATTGCGGATTTAACCTGGTCCTACAACTTGCCTCCTCAGTTTTTGCTGGAGTTCGATATGATCGTCGTCCCAAGTTCGACGAGTCGAGTAGAAATGGCAAGTTCCGAAATTTTTGTTTTGGAGTATCTGCAAAGAAACCTTGCGCTTGTCCGTAAAAGAAACCAGATCATAGTGATGGCGCCAAGCAGAATTGATCCTGGTCAAGATATTACGGGGATATTCCCTTTTGTATCTGCTAATAGCAATTGTTTAGTCAGTCCACCAGTGCAAAAAATAAGAGATATCGACCAGTATTACTGCAATCATTTTCTCTGTGAAGCAGAGGATGAGGGTATTGCTATGAACTTTTGCGAATTCGGAAACTTTGTCTATGAGAAATATTGCGCTCTCAAAATGCCTACCAAGATTTCGCATTGTGAGGTCGGTAATCTTGGTGTAAGTGATTCGCAAAATGAGGGTATTGCTATGAACTTTTGCGAATTCGGAAACTTTGTCTATGAGAAATATTGCGCTCTCAAAATGCCTACCAAGATTTCGCATTGTGAGGTCGGTAATCTTGGTGTAAGTGATTCGCAAAATCAGATCATAAGACCAAATTTAGCTGGCATTATTAGGAATTTAGAGCCTGCGCCAATGACATTAAAAAATGAGAGATTGGGACGAAAAGTAGTTGATCACTTTATACCTCGATTTTTGCGAGCCAAAAATTCTATAGAGACCAACGAAGGCGTGTGA
- a CDS encoding SRPBCC family protein, with translation MKSLVEYTETPNKLVTFEQINGDNKQYRGNWRLGEVKDKTLFKYEAIVEPHSIIPSMVIEYFVRNSIRGRFELMAQRAAQTKFAESFGCN, from the coding sequence ATGAAATCATTGGTGGAATATACGGAGACCCCAAATAAATTAGTGACTTTTGAACAGATCAATGGCGATAATAAGCAGTACCGCGGAAATTGGCGACTTGGTGAGGTAAAAGATAAGACGCTGTTTAAATATGAAGCTATTGTTGAGCCGCACTCGATCATCCCGTCAATGGTAATTGAGTATTTTGTAAGAAATAGTATTCGCGGCAGATTTGAGTTGATGGCGCAAAGAGCAGCGCAAACGAAGTTTGCAGAGTCATTTGGCTGCAATTAA
- a CDS encoding SRPBCC family protein has translation MKWIIYLLLSFGATLSYAQENANPYDVQVSVISEDGHFKILASYQAPIDICAAYAFITDYEGAKNIPGIVESKVVSRIRNKVRVQRVIREQILFFLLK, from the coding sequence ATGAAATGGATTATTTATCTACTCTTATCTTTTGGAGCAACGCTTAGTTATGCTCAGGAAAATGCAAATCCATATGATGTGCAAGTTAGCGTGATTTCCGAGGATGGTCATTTTAAGATTTTGGCAAGCTATCAGGCGCCTATCGATATTTGTGCTGCCTATGCTTTCATTACTGATTATGAGGGCGCCAAGAATATTCCGGGAATCGTTGAGTCAAAAGTAGTATCAAGAATTCGTAATAAAGTTCGAGTCCAGAGAGTTATCAGAGAGCAGATACTTTTTTTCCTGTTGAAATGA
- a CDS encoding DUF6150 family protein yields MKTLSKILTLLSFIGFTLAFNTRAAQIFITNYPSEANAKVFVTKYRSEANCIVYETQYASDNEPGVWFYTKYKSDARAVISYTQYKSEADLIVYYTQYKSEARCRY; encoded by the coding sequence ATGAAGACACTTAGCAAAATACTGACGCTCTTATCTTTTATCGGGTTCACCCTAGCCTTCAATACTCGTGCAGCCCAAATTTTTATCACTAATTACCCTTCTGAGGCCAATGCCAAGGTATTTGTGACTAAATATCGATCAGAGGCCAATTGTATTGTTTATGAAACTCAATACGCCAGCGATAACGAGCCGGGTGTTTGGTTTTATACAAAATATAAGAGCGATGCTCGCGCAGTCATTAGCTATACCCAATACAAATCTGAAGCCGACCTCATTGTCTACTACACCCAATACAAGAGCGAAGCACGCTGTCGCTACTAA
- a CDS encoding MOSC domain-containing protein has protein sequence MRLLSINAGKVMPLFGNHHPDYKSVASAIHKKWISNLQNPVPIEIHSLGIKEDEQADLSVHGGMEKAIYVYPVEHYAFWNELLTRETKKPTALEFGAMGENFTIEGLLETEVYVGDRIFIGDLEFSVVKLREPCFKFNAAVGYKGASKAMLQSGYSGWYLRVLKTGKLTAGAAMTLVPGPRDISIAQQNKQLLGSRNQKDLWE, from the coding sequence ATGAGACTACTTTCCATCAACGCAGGCAAAGTGATGCCCTTATTTGGCAATCATCATCCAGATTACAAGTCGGTTGCATCAGCAATTCATAAAAAATGGATTAGCAATCTACAGAATCCTGTGCCGATTGAAATTCATTCACTAGGTATTAAAGAAGATGAGCAAGCAGACTTGAGTGTTCACGGCGGAATGGAAAAGGCGATTTATGTATATCCAGTTGAACACTATGCCTTTTGGAATGAACTCCTCACTCGCGAAACCAAAAAACCAACCGCTCTTGAATTTGGCGCCATGGGAGAAAACTTCACTATTGAAGGCTTGCTTGAAACAGAGGTCTATGTTGGAGACAGAATTTTTATTGGTGATCTTGAATTTTCGGTAGTCAAACTACGTGAACCTTGTTTTAAATTCAACGCTGCAGTTGGCTACAAGGGTGCCAGTAAGGCCATGCTGCAATCGGGTTATAGCGGTTGGTATTTGCGCGTACTTAAGACCGGTAAATTAACTGCAGGGGCTGCGATGACTCTGGTACCAGGCCCTCGGGATATCTCCATCGCCCAACAAAATAAACAATTACTGGGCAGTCGCAACCAAAAAGATTTATGGGAATAA
- a CDS encoding MFS transporter → MSTSSKAAPMTAEERKVIFASSLGTVFEWYDFYLYGSLAAIIAKQFFSGLDAGSAFIFALLAFAAGFIVRPFGALVFGRLGDLIGRKYTFLVTILLMGGATFIVGILPNYATIGVAAPLILIALRMLQGLALGGEYGGAATYVAEHAPHGRRGAYTAWIQTTATLGLFLSLLVILFTREFTGPDFDVWGWRVPFIVSIALLAISVWIRLSMNESPAFKKMKEEGKLSKSPLGESFGQWKSLKIVILALFGLVAGQAVVWYTGQFYALFYLTQVLKVDPKTANLLIAASLVIGTPFFVVFGSLSDKIGRKVIIMGGLLLAVITYIPNTPVSVFNALTHFANPALEKAMATAPATITVDPTECTFQFNPTGTAKFTSSCDIAKQVMASNSASYSTIPGAPGSTAVVKIGDIEIPGYTSKGIDPAEAKDAEFKKAIREALNKEGYPAKADPAQINYVAVLLLLVYLVILVTMVYGPIAAMLVEMFPTRIRYTSMSLPYHIGNGWFGGLLPTISFALVAQNGNIYYGLWYPIIIAAMTLVIGTLFVRETKDVDIYARD, encoded by the coding sequence ATGTCTACATCTTCAAAAGCAGCCCCAATGACCGCTGAAGAGCGCAAAGTTATTTTTGCCTCCTCTTTAGGTACGGTTTTTGAGTGGTACGACTTTTATTTATACGGTTCACTTGCAGCGATTATTGCTAAGCAATTCTTCTCTGGCCTAGATGCTGGTTCTGCCTTCATTTTCGCTCTACTTGCTTTTGCTGCTGGTTTTATTGTGCGTCCATTTGGTGCATTGGTTTTTGGTCGCCTCGGCGATTTGATTGGTCGTAAATACACCTTCTTGGTCACCATCTTGTTGATGGGCGGCGCAACCTTCATCGTCGGTATTTTGCCGAACTATGCCACGATTGGTGTTGCAGCCCCTTTGATCTTGATTGCTTTGCGTATGCTCCAAGGTTTGGCGTTGGGTGGTGAGTACGGTGGAGCTGCAACCTATGTTGCTGAGCATGCTCCTCATGGCCGTCGCGGTGCGTATACTGCTTGGATTCAAACAACAGCTACTCTCGGTTTGTTTTTGTCCCTGCTCGTGATTTTGTTTACACGTGAATTCACAGGCCCAGACTTTGATGTTTGGGGTTGGCGTGTTCCTTTCATTGTATCTATCGCATTATTGGCGATCTCAGTATGGATTCGTTTATCCATGAATGAGTCACCAGCTTTCAAGAAGATGAAAGAAGAAGGTAAATTATCGAAGTCACCTTTGGGCGAGTCATTCGGCCAATGGAAAAGCTTGAAAATTGTGATCTTGGCATTGTTTGGTCTGGTAGCGGGTCAAGCGGTAGTATGGTACACAGGTCAGTTCTACGCTTTGTTCTACTTGACTCAAGTATTAAAGGTAGACCCAAAGACCGCAAACTTATTGATTGCCGCTTCTTTGGTTATCGGTACACCATTCTTTGTAGTATTTGGTAGCTTGTCAGATAAGATTGGCCGTAAGGTCATCATTATGGGCGGTTTGTTATTGGCTGTAATTACTTATATCCCTAACACTCCTGTTTCCGTTTTCAATGCCTTGACTCACTTTGCTAACCCAGCGTTAGAAAAGGCAATGGCAACTGCACCTGCAACCATTACTGTTGATCCAACAGAATGTACATTCCAGTTCAATCCAACAGGTACTGCTAAATTCACTAGTTCTTGCGATATTGCAAAACAAGTGATGGCTTCAAACTCTGCTAGTTACAGCACTATCCCTGGAGCTCCTGGCTCTACCGCAGTTGTGAAGATCGGTGATATCGAGATTCCTGGCTACACTTCTAAGGGTATTGATCCTGCTGAAGCAAAAGATGCCGAGTTTAAGAAAGCGATTCGTGAAGCTTTGAACAAAGAAGGCTACCCAGCTAAAGCAGATCCAGCGCAGATTAACTATGTAGCTGTATTGCTCTTGCTGGTATACCTAGTAATATTGGTAACCATGGTTTATGGCCCAATTGCTGCTATGTTGGTTGAGATGTTCCCAACACGTATTCGCTACACTTCTATGTCTTTGCCATATCACATTGGTAATGGTTGGTTCGGTGGTTTACTACCAACAATTTCCTTTGCTTTGGTTGCGCAAAACGGCAATATTTATTACGGCCTCTGGTATCCGATCATCATTGCAGCAATGACATTGGTAATTGGTACATTGTTCGTACGTGAGACTAAAGATGTGGATATTTATGCACGTGACTAA
- a CDS encoding trimeric intracellular cation channel family protein: protein MEQIQFWIGVIATIAFAVTGVLAIADCGVDIFGVIVLGLITAIGGGTIRDIILEAPIFWSENQLYVWLALGASILTFVAESFFTQPQIYRWMLYIDGFGAALFAIQGADKAWGMGFGLPVAPVILGVITAIGGGLIRDILAGRKTLIMSHELYAIPVTVGCCAYVLILKFIPQYAIEGSVICMLGIFGLRAAAIHWDLRVPKMFITKTR from the coding sequence ATGGAACAGATTCAATTTTGGATTGGAGTAATTGCGACCATAGCCTTTGCGGTGACTGGTGTGTTGGCAATAGCGGATTGTGGCGTAGATATTTTTGGTGTCATAGTTCTTGGTTTGATTACTGCTATTGGCGGCGGCACTATTCGTGACATTATTTTGGAGGCTCCGATTTTTTGGTCTGAGAACCAACTCTATGTTTGGTTAGCTTTAGGTGCTAGTATTTTGACCTTCGTGGCGGAATCCTTTTTTACGCAGCCACAAATTTATCGCTGGATGTTATATATCGACGGCTTTGGTGCGGCGCTCTTTGCGATTCAAGGTGCTGATAAGGCATGGGGGATGGGTTTTGGGTTGCCAGTTGCACCAGTGATTCTGGGTGTGATCACTGCGATAGGTGGTGGCTTAATACGCGATATTTTGGCTGGCAGAAAAACGCTTATCATGTCCCACGAACTGTATGCAATTCCAGTAACGGTAGGTTGCTGTGCCTATGTTTTGATTTTGAAATTTATCCCTCAGTATGCCATTGAGGGATCGGTAATTTGCATGCTCGGAATATTTGGATTGCGCGCAGCCGCCATTCATTGGGATCTGCGCGTACCCAAAATGTTTATTACTAAAACGCGCTAA
- the maiA gene encoding maleylacetoacetate isomerase gives MNLTERPKLYSFWRSSAAFRVRIALNLKGVDYEIIPIHLSKNGGDQFSEAYVNKNPNRLVPVFDDGKTCLHQSLAIIEYLEETQASPDLLPKSPAERAWVRAIAMDICSDIHPINNLRVLRYLIKELEVEVGSQAKDDWYQHWITLGLSSLEKQIGVHQKLGRFSFGDEPGLIEVCLVPQLFNALASKMDLKPYPTLVRILRECMNLPAFINASWENQIDAEGLNPVIPPQE, from the coding sequence ATGAATTTAACGGAACGACCAAAGCTCTATAGCTTCTGGCGCAGCTCTGCAGCATTTCGTGTTCGTATCGCCTTAAATTTGAAAGGAGTGGATTACGAGATCATCCCAATTCACCTCAGTAAAAATGGTGGAGATCAATTTAGTGAAGCCTATGTCAACAAAAATCCTAATCGTTTGGTACCGGTATTTGATGATGGGAAAACGTGCCTCCATCAATCGCTAGCGATTATTGAATATCTTGAAGAAACTCAAGCAAGCCCGGACTTATTACCCAAATCCCCTGCTGAACGAGCTTGGGTTCGTGCAATTGCAATGGATATTTGTAGCGATATCCATCCCATTAATAATCTGAGAGTTCTACGCTATCTCATCAAAGAATTAGAAGTAGAAGTGGGCAGCCAAGCTAAAGATGATTGGTATCAACATTGGATTACCTTGGGTCTGTCCAGTCTTGAAAAACAAATTGGTGTCCATCAAAAACTAGGACGCTTTAGCTTTGGTGATGAGCCCGGCTTAATTGAAGTTTGTTTAGTGCCCCAATTATTTAATGCGCTAGCTAGCAAGATGGATCTAAAACCCTATCCTACACTTGTACGTATACTTCGCGAGTGCATGAATCTTCCAGCATTTATCAATGCCTCTTGGGAAAATCAAATTGATGCGGAAGGATTAAACCCCGTTATTCCACCACAGGAATAA
- a CDS encoding AEC family transporter yields the protein MLYVFNVVLPVFALILIGYVCGRAGKLGESASVEINRFVVWLALPAQLFNFAANSGWQTLWKPGFIAAFFLSCLIVFVLVFSIGWWRNKDLALASFHGLSASYSNTGYMGIPLRVLALGQDGLAPAIISTFIVFVMFALATVLIEVGILSHKKSHEIFFSVVRSLCSNPLLIAPVAGLFWSSTNLQLFGPVSQVISFLAAAATPCALVSIGLFLMQKSKASPAQAWGISFAKLIIQPMIAWIIADWILGLHKLWIQAIIILSALPTGTGPFMLAQYYKADGGVISRVVLITTMGSLLTLSLFLWWNNGV from the coding sequence TTGCTCTACGTATTTAATGTAGTTCTGCCGGTATTTGCTCTCATACTGATTGGGTATGTTTGTGGGCGCGCAGGCAAATTAGGCGAGAGTGCATCGGTAGAAATTAATCGTTTTGTTGTTTGGTTGGCGCTACCTGCCCAACTTTTTAATTTTGCAGCCAATAGCGGCTGGCAAACGTTATGGAAACCAGGCTTTATTGCAGCTTTCTTTTTGAGTTGCCTCATCGTATTTGTTTTAGTTTTCAGTATTGGCTGGTGGCGTAACAAAGACTTGGCGCTTGCTAGTTTTCATGGCTTAAGTGCTTCCTATTCAAATACAGGCTATATGGGCATTCCATTGCGTGTCTTAGCTTTAGGTCAAGATGGCTTGGCACCAGCAATCATTTCTACCTTTATTGTGTTTGTGATGTTTGCTTTGGCTACCGTATTGATTGAAGTAGGTATTCTGTCTCACAAAAAATCGCACGAAATTTTTTTCAGTGTTGTGAGGTCACTTTGCAGCAATCCTTTGTTGATTGCGCCGGTTGCGGGTCTTTTCTGGTCTTCAACAAATCTCCAGTTGTTTGGCCCTGTTTCTCAAGTCATTTCGTTTTTAGCAGCCGCCGCTACTCCATGCGCATTGGTATCGATCGGACTATTTCTGATGCAAAAAAGTAAAGCTTCACCAGCACAAGCTTGGGGCATTAGTTTTGCTAAGTTAATTATTCAGCCAATGATTGCTTGGATTATTGCGGATTGGATTTTAGGTTTACATAAATTGTGGATACAGGCGATCATCATTTTGAGCGCTCTACCAACAGGTACGGGGCCATTTATGTTGGCTCAGTATTACAAGGCTGATGGCGGGGTGATTTCTCGAGTTGTATTGATTACGACCATGGGTTCTTTGCTAACGCTGTCATTATTCCTGTGGTGGAATAACGGGGTTTAA
- a CDS encoding gamma carbonic anhydrase family protein yields the protein MAIFELDGITPQIAQGVWVAESAEVIGKVELHQDANVWPKVVIRGDNDLIQIGQGSNVQDASVLHTDPGYPLVIGKNVTVGHQVMLHGCQIGDGSLIGIGAVILNGAKIGKHCLVGAGALVTEGKEFPDGSMIIGSPAKAVKVLSSQQIAGIGEIAGRYVKNAQRYIKTLKKIA from the coding sequence ATGGCTATATTTGAACTAGACGGAATCACCCCTCAGATTGCACAGGGCGTTTGGGTTGCCGAGAGCGCAGAAGTAATTGGCAAAGTTGAGTTACATCAGGACGCAAACGTGTGGCCCAAGGTTGTCATTCGCGGCGATAACGATCTCATTCAAATAGGTCAAGGAAGCAATGTGCAAGACGCTTCTGTTTTGCATACTGATCCAGGTTATCCCCTCGTCATTGGTAAGAATGTCACTGTTGGCCATCAGGTAATGCTTCATGGTTGTCAGATTGGAGATGGTAGCTTGATTGGTATTGGCGCGGTGATATTGAATGGCGCCAAAATTGGCAAGCATTGCCTAGTTGGTGCAGGCGCACTAGTTACTGAAGGTAAAGAATTTCCAGATGGGTCAATGATTATTGGCTCACCAGCGAAGGCAGTAAAGGTGCTAAGTTCACAGCAGATAGCAGGCATTGGCGAGATAGCGGGTCGCTATGTTAAAAATGCGCAACGCTATATCAAGACGCTCAAAAAAATCGCCTAA